In Abditibacteriaceae bacterium, one DNA window encodes the following:
- a CDS encoding response regulator transcription factor: protein MLKLLLVEDNERLRPALRAGLHATNAVEIIAESASGEEALTLCNAAQPDAVLMDVQLAGKWNGIEAAVALRREWPRLPVVFYSIQDDDDYYRQFRKSGILSHYAYVRKSNYLLPDMIVPLLQDARAGKSFIDPEIESRVQEVLLRDESSPLDYLEPNERAVAKLLALGLTNEQIAARLGFKDKRTIARVNGQIYTSWSLNDSETDEKVARLRAALIFRTNRFIEWQPDGTPRVQNERGHWIEWNGE from the coding sequence ATGCTGAAACTTTTGCTCGTCGAAGATAACGAACGCTTGCGTCCGGCTTTGCGCGCGGGTCTCCATGCCACGAATGCCGTGGAAATCATTGCGGAATCTGCGAGCGGCGAAGAAGCACTCACGCTTTGCAATGCCGCTCAACCCGACGCGGTCTTGATGGATGTGCAACTTGCGGGCAAGTGGAACGGCATCGAAGCGGCGGTGGCGCTGAGGCGCGAATGGCCGCGTTTACCGGTGGTGTTCTACAGCATTCAGGACGACGACGATTACTACCGGCAATTTCGCAAGAGTGGCATTCTTTCACACTATGCTTATGTGCGTAAAAGCAACTACCTGTTGCCGGATATGATTGTGCCGTTGTTGCAGGACGCGCGCGCTGGCAAAAGCTTTATCGACCCGGAGATTGAATCGCGCGTGCAGGAGGTTTTGTTGCGCGATGAATCGTCACCACTCGACTACCTTGAACCTAACGAACGCGCGGTTGCCAAACTACTGGCTCTGGGTCTAACCAACGAACAAATCGCGGCGCGGCTGGGGTTTAAAGACAAGCGCACCATAGCGCGCGTCAACGGCCAGATTTATACCTCGTGGAGCCTTAACGATAGCGAAACCGATGAAAAAGTCGCACGGCTACGTGCCGCTTTAATCTTTCGCACCAATCGTTTTATCGAATGGCAGCCGGACGGGACGCCACGCGTGCAAAACGAACGCGGCCACTGGATTGAATGGAATGGTGAATAG
- a CDS encoding ATP-binding protein, producing MRLLEMWLVPWATLACSLFATLLLCWLGALVLLSSRSRESRLAAVGLFGVGAACGAHTAMLDYPVDALLMNIGAWWRPAWIAMIAVPGTWCVLALWYAGYGQKASHLRTRLRGGVTLCVLSGIGATAASFGVDAENFVSGFAALNSESLRGVLLALPTSYALYLVFCVALALEALSRPEQSGLILRDLARRRARPYLLAATGALGLGALGGLLAFGWAVVMAMRNPDLGTFNQIFYFFDSLEFGITFLVGAAVACVGKAVVSYEVFSSRMLPRAALAGSWSIIAPAFAIWSGVVAALLGTEVPKVYALLAAALALALVSAFIAARLDRARQMLAASWSELLGGQSSLDATDDSRALEALSAMLDARLELHARGATATLLGETAHEEAEQTNQPCVVPQQAGEAWRVLLWGASREPMGVLLLWPRRPHALFTEDAIELARAAGERLIQARATAALSRQLIEVQKRAARSSAALDDTVALGGRTRRLLHDEVLPRLHAALLAPDATETRATLAEAHKMVSDILRDAPPDSSEERARFGLWTALERAANTEFDRTSARVLWHIDDAVRAMKLSSEREEALFHAAREILRNAHRYAGENIAVRISAHMVEENLVLTIEDNGTGLKAKVPSQGSGQGLVLHAALLAVAGGSLRATDAENGGTRVALSVPYD from the coding sequence ATGAGACTTCTCGAAATGTGGCTTGTGCCGTGGGCGACACTCGCATGTTCACTCTTTGCAACACTTCTGTTGTGTTGGCTGGGCGCGCTCGTTCTGCTTTCGTCGCGGTCGCGCGAAAGTCGTCTGGCAGCGGTTGGTTTGTTCGGCGTCGGCGCAGCGTGCGGCGCTCATACCGCGATGCTCGATTATCCGGTCGATGCCCTCCTGATGAATATCGGAGCGTGGTGGCGTCCGGCCTGGATTGCAATGATTGCAGTTCCGGGAACATGGTGCGTGTTGGCGTTGTGGTATGCGGGCTACGGACAAAAGGCATCTCACCTGCGCACTCGCTTGCGGGGCGGCGTTACGCTTTGCGTCCTTTCCGGCATCGGTGCGACGGCGGCGTCGTTCGGCGTTGACGCGGAGAATTTTGTGTCGGGCTTTGCGGCTCTCAACTCCGAATCTTTGCGTGGCGTGTTGCTCGCGCTTCCCACTAGCTACGCGCTGTATCTCGTGTTCTGCGTCGCTCTGGCTCTGGAAGCGCTTTCGCGGCCTGAACAATCGGGCCTGATTCTGCGCGACCTCGCTCGGCGACGCGCGCGGCCTTATCTGCTGGCAGCGACAGGCGCGTTGGGGCTGGGCGCATTAGGCGGATTGCTTGCCTTTGGTTGGGCAGTCGTCATGGCGATGCGTAATCCTGACCTCGGCACGTTTAACCAGATTTTCTACTTCTTCGATTCGCTCGAATTCGGCATTACGTTTCTGGTGGGCGCAGCCGTGGCGTGTGTCGGCAAAGCGGTTGTGTCTTACGAAGTCTTTTCCAGCCGAATGTTACCGCGTGCGGCCTTGGCTGGTTCGTGGAGCATCATCGCTCCGGCATTCGCCATCTGGAGTGGCGTCGTTGCAGCGCTACTTGGCACCGAAGTTCCCAAGGTCTATGCGCTGCTGGCAGCAGCGCTTGCTCTCGCGCTTGTTTCGGCATTTATCGCCGCCCGACTCGACCGCGCGCGGCAAATGCTGGCGGCATCGTGGAGCGAATTGCTCGGTGGGCAGTCGTCGCTCGATGCGACGGATGATTCGCGCGCTTTGGAAGCCTTGTCGGCAATGCTCGACGCCAGACTGGAGCTACACGCACGAGGAGCGACCGCGACATTGCTCGGCGAAACCGCGCACGAGGAAGCAGAGCAAACGAATCAGCCGTGTGTGGTTCCGCAGCAAGCGGGTGAAGCCTGGCGTGTCCTATTGTGGGGCGCATCACGCGAGCCGATGGGGGTTTTGCTCCTGTGGCCACGTCGTCCGCACGCGCTGTTCACTGAAGACGCCATTGAACTGGCCCGCGCGGCTGGCGAGCGTTTGATACAGGCGCGCGCGACGGCGGCGCTTTCGCGTCAGCTTATCGAGGTGCAAAAACGCGCTGCACGCTCCAGCGCGGCCCTTGATGACACGGTTGCACTTGGTGGTCGTACGCGCCGCCTCCTGCACGACGAGGTTTTGCCGCGATTGCACGCGGCCCTTCTCGCGCCCGATGCGACGGAAACACGCGCGACATTAGCCGAGGCTCACAAAATGGTGTCGGATATTCTGCGCGATGCGCCACCGGATTCTTCGGAAGAACGCGCGCGCTTTGGATTATGGACGGCGCTTGAACGCGCTGCCAATACCGAATTCGACCGTACTTCGGCGCGTGTTCTGTGGCATATCGACGATGCAGTGCGCGCTATGAAGCTGTCTTCTGAACGCGAAGAAGCGCTTTTTCATGCGGCGCGCGAAATTTTGCGCAACGCGCATCGTTATGCGGGCGAAAATATCGCTGTTCGCATTTCGGCTCATATGGTCGAAGAGAATTTAGTTCTTACCATCGAAGACAATGGCACGGGCTTGAAGGCGAAAGTGCCGTCGCAGGGCAGTGGACAAGGGCTTGTGCTGCACGCGGCGCTTCTCGCTGTGGCTGGGGGCAGTTTGCGCGCGACCGATGCAGAGAACGGCGGCACGCGCGTGGCTCTCTCGGTTCCGTATGACTGA
- a CDS encoding sugar O-acetyltransferase, whose protein sequence is MTEKDKMLRGDLYCAADAELTARRTHARNLVRKLDDSGDEESELRRQIWHELFGHCGADVFIERGFRCDYGSYISLGARVFINFNCVILDCAPVEIGDDVLIGPNVGIYTATHPLDVTVRRQLLELAKPIRIACDAWIGGGAQILPGVSIGEGAVVGAGAVVTRDVPARTVVAGNPARVLKEL, encoded by the coding sequence ATGACTGAAAAAGACAAAATGCTGCGCGGCGATTTGTATTGCGCCGCCGACGCTGAACTTACGGCAAGGCGCACCCACGCACGCAACCTTGTGCGCAAATTAGATGATAGCGGAGACGAAGAATCGGAACTACGCCGCCAAATCTGGCACGAACTGTTTGGCCATTGCGGCGCCGACGTGTTTATCGAGCGTGGTTTTCGTTGCGACTACGGTTCATATATTTCTCTCGGCGCGCGGGTTTTTATCAATTTTAATTGCGTAATTCTCGATTGCGCACCTGTTGAAATCGGCGACGATGTTCTCATCGGGCCGAATGTCGGAATTTACACGGCGACGCATCCGTTAGATGTGACCGTTCGACGGCAACTTTTGGAACTCGCAAAACCAATCCGCATCGCATGCGATGCTTGGATTGGCGGCGGCGCACAAATTCTACCCGGCGTATCAATTGGCGAAGGTGCAGTTGTTGGAGCAGGCGCGGTTGTAACGCGCGATGTGCCTGCCCGCACTGTTGTCGCCGGAAATCCGGCGCGGGTGCTGAAAGAATTGTGA
- a CDS encoding HNH endonuclease: protein MEKPGTIEIDRTSMICELCGREVGALTLHHLKPKSRRGKYEKVIELPTAQICSACHRQIHALFSNRELADEWNSLEKLRSEERMKKFIAWISKQDPNKRVRVRR from the coding sequence ATGGAGAAACCAGGTACGATCGAAATCGACCGTACCTCCATGATTTGCGAATTGTGCGGGCGGGAAGTTGGTGCGCTGACCCTGCACCATCTCAAGCCGAAGTCGCGGCGTGGAAAATACGAAAAAGTCATCGAGTTACCGACTGCGCAAATTTGTTCGGCCTGTCATCGTCAAATTCACGCGCTCTTTTCCAACCGCGAACTGGCCGACGAATGGAACTCTCTGGAAAAGTTACGAAGCGAAGAACGAATGAAGAAATTCATCGCGTGGATCTCCAAGCAAGACCCGAATAAACGCGTACGCGTCAGACGCTAA
- a CDS encoding multidrug efflux SMR transporter: protein MAWIYLIIAGLLEVAWALCLSASKGFSKPLPSVGFLVFAAVSFWLLALSLKTLPIGTAYAVWTGIGTVGAALLGMLWLDEPRDAARFACIALIIVGIAGLKVLSPH, encoded by the coding sequence ATGGCGTGGATTTATTTAATAATTGCGGGGTTGCTTGAAGTGGCGTGGGCGCTGTGCCTGAGCGCCTCGAAGGGCTTTTCAAAGCCGCTGCCGAGCGTGGGATTTCTGGTGTTTGCAGCCGTTTCGTTCTGGCTACTGGCGTTGTCGCTGAAAACGTTGCCGATTGGGACGGCCTACGCCGTCTGGACGGGTATTGGAACTGTCGGCGCGGCGCTACTCGGCATGTTGTGGCTGGATGAACCGCGCGATGCGGCGCGTTTTGCCTGCATCGCGCTCATCATTGTTGGTATCGCTGGCCTCAAGGTTTTATCACCGCACTAA
- a CDS encoding zinc ribbon domain-containing protein: MSTPIPFTDNYEDLSTDLGFQFKFNCERCGNGYMSSFQRNNVGVAGEVVRSAGGLLGGILGRAAHSSFDVQRLIGGPMHDAALRRAVDELKPLFHQCGRCGQWVCQDVCWNDGRRQCTHCSPKMEHEIAAIESETTIYQLRDKAMTQTDMTGGVQLISAVGSTVCPSCNEKVEVGQKFCGECGTNVLAKPQCSSCGVELTPGKKFCGECGTKV; encoded by the coding sequence ATGTCAACTCCGATTCCTTTCACCGATAACTACGAAGATCTCTCGACCGATTTGGGATTCCAATTCAAATTTAATTGCGAGCGCTGCGGCAACGGCTATATGTCGAGCTTTCAGCGCAATAATGTGGGCGTCGCGGGCGAAGTCGTGCGCTCGGCGGGCGGCTTGCTCGGCGGCATCCTGGGCAGGGCTGCACACTCTTCATTCGATGTGCAACGGCTCATCGGCGGGCCGATGCACGACGCGGCTTTGCGGCGCGCTGTCGATGAATTAAAACCGCTGTTCCATCAGTGTGGGCGCTGTGGCCAATGGGTTTGTCAGGACGTTTGTTGGAATGATGGGCGCCGTCAGTGCACGCATTGCTCCCCGAAAATGGAGCACGAAATTGCGGCGATTGAAAGCGAAACCACAATTTACCAACTGCGCGACAAAGCCATGACGCAAACCGACATGACCGGTGGTGTTCAATTGATTTCGGCTGTCGGCTCGACCGTGTGCCCTTCGTGCAACGAGAAAGTTGAGGTTGGCCAGAAGTTTTGTGGCGAATGTGGGACCAATGTTCTGGCGAAGCCACAGTGTTCCTCGTGCGGTGTAGAACTGACGCCCGGTAAGAAGTTCTGTGGCGAATGTGGAACAAAAGTGTGA
- a CDS encoding DUF1559 domain-containing protein yields MTYFDMQSCLRRKSGFTLIELLVVIAIIAILAAILFPVFARARENARRSSCQSNMKQMGLGFAQYYQDYDEKVPAAGDFDWYHGWGWANQVYPYIKSEQIFVCPSDSTRISTGKLGISYAYNQNFIRNDSGTPQPRSLSDFNASAKTIHLFEVADVRSRISCCDRGVDSLSRNAQDFGGSWSSNTGDTSPAGKGTRPGDGNGLNVAVYATGPMGGFATGDRLNDGGLDFRTGGRHLEGSNYLFADGHVKWQKGSSISSGNNNDNANCGQDTAGTACGSSGNRAAGTANNSFAGTFSTM; encoded by the coding sequence ATGACATATTTTGACATGCAGTCATGTTTAAGGCGTAAGTCAGGTTTTACCCTGATCGAACTTCTCGTCGTAATCGCCATCATTGCAATTCTCGCCGCGATCCTGTTCCCAGTGTTTGCTCGGGCCCGCGAAAACGCGAGGCGCTCGAGTTGCCAAAGCAACATGAAGCAAATGGGGCTGGGCTTCGCGCAGTACTATCAGGACTACGACGAGAAAGTTCCGGCAGCCGGCGACTTCGACTGGTATCACGGCTGGGGTTGGGCCAATCAGGTTTACCCTTACATCAAGAGCGAGCAAATATTTGTTTGCCCGTCCGATTCAACCAGGATATCCACCGGCAAGTTGGGCATCTCTTACGCATACAACCAGAACTTCATCCGCAACGACTCTGGAACACCACAGCCGCGCTCACTGTCCGACTTCAATGCTTCGGCCAAAACAATTCATTTGTTTGAAGTGGCTGACGTGCGCTCGCGAATTAGTTGCTGCGATCGTGGCGTGGATAGCCTGTCGCGCAACGCTCAGGATTTCGGCGGTAGCTGGAGCTCAAATACCGGTGACACTTCACCGGCGGGCAAAGGAACTCGTCCCGGCGACGGCAATGGCTTGAACGTAGCTGTCTACGCAACCGGGCCAATGGGCGGTTTTGCGACGGGCGACCGTTTGAACGACGGCGGCCTTGATTTTCGAACCGGCGGCCGTCATCTGGAAGGCTCTAACTACCTGTTCGCTGACGGCCATGTGAAATGGCAGAAAGGCTCATCCATCTCTTCAGGCAACAACAACGACAACGCCAACTGTGGGCAGGACACAGCCGGCACAGCCTGTGGTTCGTCTGGCAACCGTGCGGCAGGCACTGCCAACAACAGCTTCGCAGGTACCTTCAGCACCATGTAA
- a CDS encoding glycosyl hydrolase family 28 protein — protein MNTTLSELSIYDWPAEMEQSSHFSVTLNGQDVPVCATGVAAFLVVAFEGTVEFEVTVESSFKNASLRPLSRNLAVQVEGRTVRFQLERPDNLSLEIDGLMPLFIFANAIETARPDANDSSVHFFAAGQTHEVGELEISSGETVYIEGGAVVRGAITSADATNISILGHGVLDGSVWKHNDNAHRSIQWEKCTDVLLEDIVMIHPSTWMVTAALCDRIQIRNLKQIGECVSSDGIDVVGSQNVLIEDCFLLNNDDCIAVKSHYGHHPHARYEDWRGDVRHVEVRDCTFLNARAGNVMEIGFELQTDSICDITFRNIDVLSGHGEGGVFTIHNGDNATVSHILWEDIRVEHFYDKLIDFRILNSRYSGDLGRGQIRNVHLKKIRVVEDIYNSPSLIGGYDEDHTVEGVMFEDFFIGNKAVTSADDLHLFQKHAKDIRFKAN, from the coding sequence ATGAATACCACCTTGTCGGAACTGAGCATTTACGATTGGCCCGCCGAAATGGAGCAGTCGTCCCATTTCTCCGTCACCCTCAACGGTCAGGATGTGCCAGTGTGCGCGACTGGAGTCGCCGCATTTCTTGTTGTCGCTTTTGAGGGTACGGTCGAATTTGAGGTTACTGTCGAGTCGTCTTTCAAAAACGCTTCCTTGCGCCCATTGAGTCGCAATCTTGCTGTTCAGGTTGAAGGCCGCACGGTGCGGTTCCAACTAGAGCGGCCGGACAACCTTAGCTTGGAAATCGACGGACTCATGCCGCTGTTCATCTTTGCCAATGCAATTGAGACTGCGCGGCCTGATGCCAACGACTCCAGCGTACATTTTTTTGCAGCCGGGCAAACCCACGAAGTTGGCGAACTAGAAATCAGCAGTGGCGAAACTGTTTACATTGAAGGCGGCGCTGTTGTGCGCGGCGCGATAACGTCTGCCGATGCAACTAATATTTCGATTCTCGGACACGGCGTGCTCGATGGCAGCGTGTGGAAGCATAACGATAATGCTCATCGTTCGATTCAGTGGGAAAAATGCACCGATGTACTACTCGAAGACATTGTGATGATTCATCCTTCGACGTGGATGGTGACGGCGGCGCTGTGTGACCGCATCCAGATTCGCAACCTCAAACAGATCGGCGAATGCGTGAGCTCGGATGGCATTGATGTGGTTGGTTCGCAAAATGTGCTGATTGAAGATTGTTTTCTCTTGAATAACGATGATTGCATTGCAGTAAAATCTCATTATGGCCATCACCCGCACGCGCGCTACGAAGACTGGCGGGGCGATGTGCGTCATGTGGAAGTGCGTGATTGTACATTCCTGAACGCGCGCGCCGGAAACGTAATGGAGATTGGTTTCGAGCTGCAAACCGATTCTATCTGCGACATCACTTTTCGCAACATCGACGTGCTAAGTGGGCATGGAGAAGGCGGCGTCTTCACCATCCATAACGGCGATAATGCGACCGTAAGCCACATTTTATGGGAAGACATTCGTGTCGAGCACTTCTATGACAAGCTGATTGATTTTCGCATTCTCAATTCGCGCTACAGTGGCGATTTAGGACGCGGGCAGATTCGCAATGTGCATCTGAAAAAGATTCGCGTGGTGGAAGACATCTACAATTCGCCGTCGCTGATTGGCGGCTACGACGAAGATCACACGGTCGAAGGTGTCATGTTTGAAGATTTCTTCATTGGTAACAAAGCCGTAACTAGCGCTGATGACCTCCACCTTTTCCAGAAACACGCGAAAGATATTCGCTTTAAGGCAAATTGA
- a CDS encoding sialate O-acetylesterase: MNKKTTVVGLALVLAMCGAARADVELPSVIGDNMVLQRETSAAIWGWDTPESNVTVSFRGREYSAKAGADGKWLTRVASGLAGSEFSLTIKGSTTVALKNIAVGEVWIAGGQSNMWWHVSSGKNAAEEAKNGDYPTIRVWDANLTAPVQGGYRATSPQRTVNAQWKTATPQNVPDFPGVPYFFARDLQKKLGVPVGIVHLAVPGTDIEWHMNPATVNRMLPQHVELEVLQKQFYPERKKAYDEARLAWQTAKAEAEKAGRPVPQEPKALRTPEEMPYAGMFYNGMVSPAAPFTAKGFLWWQGENNGDRAAQYRTLFPALIDDWRKAWGKDAMPFLYVELANFGFRQGNSRPVADDAWPALRDAQRSALTMSDTYRISVIDILDEEGPIWNIHPLNKQLAGNRLYLTALANVYGDKTVAWSGPVYNSATFEGNAATVSFSHAAGLKPREGTELKGFALAGADRKWSWAQAKIVGDIVVLSSNDVPQPVAVRYGWHINPLSNLVNGANLPAAPFRSDRWNLQP, from the coding sequence ATGAACAAGAAAACAACAGTAGTAGGGTTAGCTTTGGTTCTGGCCATGTGTGGCGCAGCGCGTGCGGACGTGGAGCTACCTTCGGTTATCGGCGACAACATGGTCTTGCAGCGCGAAACGAGCGCGGCAATCTGGGGTTGGGACACGCCCGAATCAAATGTGACCGTGTCGTTTCGCGGGCGGGAGTACTCTGCCAAAGCTGGAGCCGATGGTAAGTGGCTGACGCGCGTTGCTTCGGGTTTAGCAGGGAGCGAGTTTTCGCTGACTATTAAAGGCAGTACCACGGTCGCGCTGAAGAACATCGCAGTTGGCGAAGTGTGGATCGCGGGCGGGCAGAGCAATATGTGGTGGCACGTTTCGTCCGGCAAGAACGCGGCGGAAGAAGCCAAAAACGGCGACTACCCAACGATTCGCGTCTGGGATGCCAATCTCACCGCGCCGGTTCAGGGCGGCTATCGTGCAACGTCACCGCAACGCACTGTCAATGCTCAGTGGAAAACCGCGACGCCGCAAAACGTGCCGGATTTTCCTGGCGTGCCTTATTTCTTCGCGCGCGATCTGCAAAAGAAGTTGGGCGTTCCTGTCGGTATCGTTCATCTTGCGGTTCCAGGCACTGACATCGAGTGGCACATGAATCCGGCGACTGTCAATAGAATGTTGCCGCAACATGTCGAGCTCGAAGTCTTGCAGAAGCAGTTTTATCCCGAGCGCAAGAAAGCCTACGACGAAGCGCGTCTGGCGTGGCAAACTGCAAAAGCCGAAGCGGAGAAAGCGGGTAGGCCTGTTCCGCAAGAGCCCAAAGCCCTGCGCACTCCCGAAGAAATGCCTTACGCCGGAATGTTTTACAACGGCATGGTGTCGCCCGCCGCGCCGTTTACAGCGAAAGGCTTTCTATGGTGGCAGGGCGAAAACAACGGCGACCGCGCCGCGCAGTATCGGACGCTCTTTCCGGCGCTCATCGACGATTGGCGCAAGGCATGGGGCAAAGACGCAATGCCGTTTCTTTATGTCGAACTAGCGAACTTCGGCTTTCGACAAGGTAACAGCCGACCAGTAGCAGACGATGCTTGGCCCGCTCTCCGTGATGCGCAGCGCTCCGCGCTGACGATGTCCGACACCTATCGTATTTCGGTGATCGACATTCTAGATGAAGAAGGCCCAATCTGGAACATTCATCCGCTCAACAAGCAACTGGCCGGAAATCGACTGTACTTGACAGCTCTCGCCAATGTTTACGGCGACAAAACTGTAGCGTGGAGTGGCCCCGTTTACAACTCGGCGACCTTCGAAGGCAACGCCGCAACGGTGTCGTTTTCTCACGCCGCGGGTCTGAAACCGCGCGAAGGCACGGAACTCAAAGGATTTGCACTCGCCGGAGCCGACCGCAAATGGTCTTGGGCGCAGGCGAAAATCGTTGGTGACATCGTGGTGCTTTCCAGTAACGATGTGCCGCAACCGGTCGCGGTGCGTTATGGATGGCACATCAATCCCTTGAGCAATCTCGTCAATGGCGCTAATCTGCCGGCGGCGCCGTTTCGGAGCGATAGGTGGAATCTTCAACCGTGA